The Pristis pectinata isolate sPriPec2 chromosome 16, sPriPec2.1.pri, whole genome shotgun sequence region CTTCAAACAGATACAGCATGGGTGTACACAGGTCAGAGTGATAcaacatggaatcaggcccttcagcccattgaatccatggaatacccatttacactaatcccattttattctccccacattcccatcaactccacccagattctaccactcacctacacaataggagcaatttacagtggctaattaaccaacctgcacatctttttatgacatgatcatattgaatggcagggcaggttcgaggggccaagtggcctactcctgctcctatgttcttgtgttcttgactatatcaaaataattttattaaaatcgATTATCTGTTTGCAGGACCTTGCAATGTGCAAACAGGCAGTTCACTTTATCATATTATAGAAGTGATTGTGCTTGCAACTCATTGGCTGTAATGTAATTTAGAATGTTCTAAGAACAGGAAAAAGTTGTATATAAAAGCAAATCCTTTGGTTACTTCATTCCACAGTGAAATTACTTGTGGGCTGAATTCACTTAAAGCCTTATATCATCACTCAAGTCACCTCAGAATATTTTTTTCGCTAAATTCACATGGTACAACCATGGAAATTAAAATGATGCATACtgatgcctgcagaggttgtgggggcagatacattagggacatttaagagactcttagacagatacataaatgatagaaaaatagggggctatgtgggacggaaaggttagatagatcttagagaaggataaaatgttggcacaacattgtgggctgaagggcctgtactgtgctgtagtgttctatgtatgatCTCTCTTAATAATAGAAGCTCATCGTGGTGAAGATGattgggagaggaaggggaatcAGGATGGAAGAAAATAAGCTGCAGGCTACTCTAGCTTCCCAGCACATCCAATTAGCAGATGTCTTGGGCAAGCCTTCTTCTTGATCTCTCAGTTGAGGAAGGAACTCAAAAgtgattttctaaaaaaaaagtcacCGTATTTTTGCAATTCAAACAACATTTGTGTGTCTCAAAGAAAAAAACCTTTCAAAATATATCAGTGGTGATGAAGTTATTCCAGTTAAACAGATGCAAGGTGCTCACACAACAGGTCATAAACAAATCATGTGGAATAGAAGTCATAGAATATTTTAGGCGTCACTAAAAATGTGAAAGATAACAATGTGGCATGAAAAAGCTGAACAAAGTAGCGTGGATCCTGGgagtctgaaagaaaaacagaaaacgcaTGAAAGgctcagtggaagcagatacaatagtggtgttttagaggcttttagatagacgtgAATatatagggaatggagggatatggaacatgtgcaggcagaagagatttagtttaattcagcatcgtgtttggcacagacatcatgggccgaagggcctgttcttgtgctgtactgttctatgttctaagtcaggCAGCTTCCGTTGAGGTAGAATCAGTATTAATGTTTCTAGTCAATggaatttcatcagaactgcttgaGAAGGGAAGCAAGGGGAAGAAGCAGAATCCTCTGCTGAAGACGGATCACTTGCAGCAGAGGGGAGAGAGTCCAGAGGGACAGTGAAAGTATGACATCGTATGAGATTGCACAAGGGAATGGGATTCAAGGAAATGATGGGGAAGAGAGATCCTGAGGAGCATTTGTATCCAAGAAACATTTAGGTTTGcctgaaaggaagaaaaaaaacattcttcttAAGTTAGAATattaacattaactttgtttctctgtgcaGATGCTTCCTGTCCTGAAGGATaacattgtttttttccccccaaaatccTGACCTTCTACCAGCTGTGAAAAAGCCCAATCACACCTTGCCATGACAAGGTGATGAATGATTTTACTGAGACATCGGACACATCTGCCAAGTGTTCATCACTGCATGAAACAACGTCACACAGGACACTGCTTCAAAGTTAACCGAGGTGCTTTCAGTGTGGGTTCGCACTGCATCCCAGGAAGTTGCAAGCAAAAATAACTTCCATCCATACCTACCATCCCACCATGAGCCATGGTCCTGAGCTCCAGCTGCAAGATCCGCTGCTGTCCAGGTTCCCCTGGCGTTGCAAACATTGGTGCACGGTTCTCGTTGGAAAGAAAGAAACGGTTTCCCTTGCCACCCAGCCCACCGTACGATGCCACGTATTCTTCTCCGTGTGATGAGAGATCAGCTACTATCTTCCCATCTTCCTTGACCAAAGTACCGACTGGCACCTAAggaggtaaataaaatttaattaacctGAAGAGACCACAAAAATGCAACGTTTTGAAAGTTTGTCATTACCTACCAATAGGTAAGTATTAGCTGCATTCTTTCCATAACAATTTTTACTTGCTCCAGGTTCTCCATCAATGCCACGATAAAATGATTTAATGCTGAGCAGTGATTTCACTTGTTCAGCAACTGGAAAATCAAAATTTCTTGAAATTAATAAAAGTATACACCAAATATAGAAAGTCCTATTTATTTATGGAATCGTACAAATGAGCTCCCAATTTTCTTACACTGCAGAACACAAGGGGGGTTGTAGTTTGTGGGGTAGTAGGATCAAATTTAATTCTTTATAAATTCAGGAGAATACTTCAGCGTTTGCTTTAGTTTACACCTACAGTTATTTTCATCATCATTAATATTTCATACCAGTGGGAATAAAACGATGACACATTCCCCTGCAGTGGAATGCACACCTCATAAAATCTTTCTATCCATGTGGCTAAAGCCACACTAATAAGACAATACATTATGAAGCTAAATTGCTGTACCAACCATTTTTACACAATCTAAACAAAATGTTCTGGAAAAATTGTCATGGAGTTTTTAAATTGTTCAAAATATCCTggtttttaatatataaatggGTTTTCTGTGACATTTACGTATGAAATCTTCCACCAATAAATCCTTTGGATATATTTTCTATAAAATTCATCTTTTGAACCAGAAAGGCTACACAAATAGGACTCGAAAACATTCAGATTTTTGACTAATCACCTAATTTAGAATACCACAAATTTTGCATCAGTAATTAATTCATAACAAAGCCTTTCCTCTGGTATGGATGTGAAGGTCCCATAACACAACACTGGGAGCAAAGATGATCTCCTAGGATCCTGTTAGTAGttaaccctcaaccaacatcGACTAAAACGGGTCGGTATATCTCAAGCTCTGAAGAGGAAGATTTGTGCCAATATCTGTGTCTACATATCCATTTTCAGGTTCAGCCCCATTATTAGATTTAGTCTCACTTACAGGTTGGTACAACAGAAGATCGCCATGGGTCATGATGTAAATGTACTTGATTTGACCCCACTAAATCAGATTGTTGAGTCATTAATCCTATTTATTTGTGGAATCTTACAAATTAGTTCCCAATTTTCTTACATCACACAAGGATTACACTGCAAAACACAAAATTCATTACCTAAGAGATTGTAATGGTACTATACAACTTCAAActctttattttcttaaattaataCTACACTACAACATAATCTAATTTTTAATAAATACAAAAGTTTTTGTACAATGAAGTGGATGACATATGAAGACAATTTAGATGCAATGTTACTTTGTTCAAAAACTTGTTATGCAATGCCTTCCTTTTAAAACAGGTAAGCAGTGAATAAGGTGACGTACTTCCCATTCATAaagacatttttctttttaatcttattatttttaccctgatGGTTACAATATATTAAACATTTAAAGAATCTATGAAAATACTCTAAGACATCAATAAGCTAGTAAAAGAGCAATAATGTTAtattacaaagaacatagaacagtacagcacaggaacaggtcttttggcccataatgtctgtattgaacatgatggcaaattaaactaaatctctcctgcctgcacatgatccatatccctccaatccttgcatattcatgtgtatatctaaaagcctcttaaacgccattatcatatctgcttccacctaccactttctgtgcaaaAGACTTGtactgcaaatctcctttgaactttccctctttcAACTTAAATGCACGTTCTCTAGTCACtgacagttctaccctgggaaaacgatcACGACTGTCGAccacatctatgcctctcataattttatacacatcgaACAGGTCTCCCCTAAGCTTCCAACGgtccagagaaaataaacaaagtttatccaacctctccctacagctcataccctctaattcaggcagcatcctggtaaacctcctctgtacccttcccaaagccagaactgaacacaataatcagAACTATAAAAAAAAGTTccttaaataaaaaaatcaattccCAGATGGTTACCACACTTGAGAATTAACCCAGTCGATAACAGCTGTACAACTACATTCAGTCATAGAATATGTAGAATTATTAAATTAAATCACAGCATAATTGAATCCAGAGTTAAGGAGGAGCAAATTAATGAGGGATTATGCTCTTCATTGCTGTCCATTGATACCTCCAGGAAGGTGTGTGGTTCTTGGGATCCCAGTTGCTTACGATGCTTTCCATTGTCAAATAGCTTGTTGACGCTCACGATCAGGGCTCATGAATGAATAGTGGCCACTAGAGAGCACTCAACACTCATAAAATGTATCAAGTGAGAAAAGTATAGAAAAGTGGCAAAACACTTTACCTTTCAAAATAACGTGTCCTCCATCCCCTCCATTTCCTCCATCAGGACCTCCAAACTCTTTGCGAGGTTCACTGTGGAAAGTGCATATTCCATCACCACCTTTCCCTCCTAACACAGTGATCCTTCGCTGATCCACAAAGTACCGGGTCTAAATCATAGAAAAATGTTAGGCTACAAACAATTTTAGAAacctttattcttaaaattttccTTATTTAGAAttagacgtacaggttaggaagttgtgggcatgttaggttggcgccagaagcgtggcgacacttgcgggctgcccccagaacactttacgcaaaagatgcatttcactgtgtgtttcgatgtacatgtgactaataaagatatcttatctagaaaACTCATAAAAAATGGATTATTTTCCTGAACAATAGACTGCAATGCAGCAATGCTAAGCTTCAATTGGTTTCCTCTTTTGTGACTCAAGTTTCTCTAATTACAGTTATTGGATTATAGTCACTCATACATTTGTTGGTACTGTGGTTTTATGTGATCATGGATAGTTTAAACAACATCCTGGATTTGGTGGATAGAACAACGAGGCTAGGCCTATCTGTGTTCATCAGTATTAAGAAATAAACTGAATAACCTCTGCCAACTTTTGAACATTTGTGACTAAAAGCAGAAATTGAGAAGATGGTATCAGAGTTACTCTGCTTTTCTTGAAGCTTTGCTACTTTTGTATCTTGTAGAGAGATTTCACAACCTAATAAGTAGAAGGATGTAAGATTTCAGAAGTTTAAACACAACGGGAAAAAgtacaaatgattttttttaaacagtatgaTATTCAGTAAAATTAAGAACTTTtctggcagagaaaaaaaaactgtggagtCCTGTTCCTTCCAGTTTCAAATATTGTTAGGGATTTAAACTCATTTCTCTCCTTATTTTTATTTGCCTTTCTGTATTTTAACTGATACTGACTTTTCAATTAAATTGGTACTCTCACTTCCTGATGTAGATATTATTTGTCTGTGTAAGGATTCTGTGAGCTGATTAGTTAAGATGGCATAATGGTGCCTGCCTTATTCACACAAGTCTGGGAACCCATGGAGGATATAATGGTGTTTCATATAGTGCTAATTACCACCTTCAAGTACGAAGGCCTGAAGTAACTCCATGGACAAGCATAATGTaataaatggttaacatttcttGTTTGCTGCCGGTTCCAAATCTCGGCTTTTGTGACTAAAGATAATTCCTATCCGCATCAAACTAAAAGTTTTAGTCAAATTTCTTAAGACATTTGAGGATTTGATGGGTGAAAAACTATTAATATTACCAGTTTCTTTTCAGAAAGCTGCTTCTTCTTCCGAACTCCTTTAGCCTTGGCATATTTTAAGCAGCTTGCAGTGAAATTCCGCAGCAATACATTGCTGGCATCAGGGTTTGCCAGCAGATTACATCCCATACGCTGACACAACCAATCACCTTTCGCAGAGGTCTGCAGTGGAATCCACTTTCTCAGTGAAAAGATCGGTCTTATAGACATGGTAGGCTGACAaacagaaattaaaagaaaatatgaataaCGATTTACATttatactggagaaacaaaggactgcagatgttggaatctagatgaaaaacataatgtTGCTGaaacaactcagcaggccaggcagcatccgtggagaaaagcaggcggtcaccgTTTTGGgtcagacccttcttcaggactgaagataagaaaagaggaaacccaatatataggagggaaaagtagagcagtgataggtggacaagaggggaggcggggtgggcacagggtggtgataggtagatgcaggtaagagatagtgacaggcaggtgcgggggaggaggggagagcagatccaccaggggatgggtcaaaggtaagaagagaaaggaaaaaaaggctaggaaagggaagaagagaaaaagcatggtgggggttgggggggggatgtAAGGGaatacctaaagtgggagaattcaatgctcatgccgttaggctgcaaggcttcaagacagaaaatgaggtgcttggaactctcctggcagtggaggaggccgaggactgacatatctgtgatagtgtgggagggggagttgaagtgactggcaacagggagatgcagatcgtagttacagacagagcgcaggtgttctgtgaaatggtcacctagtctgcgtttggtctcaccaatgtagaggaggccacgtttggagcaccaaatgcagtagatgatattaagggtggtgcaggtgaatctctgtctcatcagAAAGGaccgtttaggtccctggatggaggtgatgtaggggcaggtgttgcacctatggcgggggcagtgggaagttcccagggtgggagcaggatgggtggtggagggtgaggggggtggggaggagtgaacaatGGAGTCGGGGAGaaagcggtccctgtgaaaggcagaaaggggtggaaaGGGGacgatatgcttggtggtggggttccattggagatggcggaagtggtggggAATGATGCGTTgtatatgtaggctggtgggatgaaatgtgaggacaagggggaccctatccctgttgggtctgggaggagtgggggtgagagcagaggtgcaggaaatagcagagatgtgggtgtgagctctcttgaccatagttggggggaagccccggttagaagtTGGACATCTCCGATGTTctggagtagaaagcctcatgggagcagatgcgacggaggcagataaattgagaaaaagggatagtgcccttgcaagagacagggtgggaggagctgtaatcgaggtagctgtgggcatcagtgggcttgtagaagatgtcagtggataaggaatctcctgagatggagacagaaatattgaggaaggagagagaggtgtcggagatagtccgtgaattggagagctgggtgaaaatttgtggcaaaatttgtgaaactgtcaagttccgcacaggtacaagaggtggcaccaatgcagtcatccatATAGTGGAGAAAAAGTTGAGGAACGGGGCTGGAGtaagcttggaacagagactgttcaacatagccaaagaggcaggcatagctggggcccatgtgagtgcccatggctatgcccttggtctgtagaaagtgagaggaatcgaaaggtAAGTtattaagggtgaggacaagttcaaccaggcagaggagagtgttagtggaaggggactggttctgtctctggtcaaggaAGAAGCGGAGGGTgatgaggccatcatgatggggaacggaggta contains the following coding sequences:
- the mtg2 gene encoding mitochondrial ribosome-associated GTPase 2 isoform X4, translated to MSIRPIFSLRKWIPLQTSAKGDWLCQRMGCNLLANPDASNVLLRNFTASCLKYAKAKGVRKKKQLSEKKLTRYFVDQRRITVLGGKGGDGICTFHSEPRKEFGGPDGGNGGDGGHVILKVAEQVKSLLSIKSFYRGIDGEPGASKNCYGKNAANTYLLVPVGTLVKEDGKIVADLSSHGEEYVASYGGLGGKGNRFFLSNENRAPMFATPGEPGQQRILQLELRTMAHGGMVGFPNAGKSSLLRAVSNARPAVSDYPFTTLNPHVGVIQYQDFEQVAADGDDASGMDNDCKKWAQVLWNYLKLGQPLVKSDIIIGLGCHDIRVAERAADLYLEDWAPLILFTGYLGNHTVAVFERIRDYPKKGFQVEQEIFPEVCDAQQKLLHAGYRPK
- the mtg2 gene encoding mitochondrial ribosome-associated GTPase 2 isoform X3; protein product: MSIRPIFSLRKWIPLQTSAKGDWLCQRMGCNLLANPDASNVLLRNFTASCLKYAKAKGVRKKKQLSEKKLTRYFVDQRRITVLGGKGGDGICTFHSEPRKEFGGPDGGNGGDGGHVILKVAEQVKSLLSIKSFYRGIDGEPGASKNCYGKNAANTYLLVPVGTLVKEDGKIVADLSSHGEEYVASYGGLGGKGNRFFLSNENRAPMFATPGEPGQQRILQLELRTMAHGGMVGFPNAGKSSLLRAVSNARPAVSDYPFTTLNPHVGVIQYQDFEQVAVADIPGIIRGAHRNKGLGLSFLRHIERCRFLLFVLDLSTVEPWQQLENLKYELEQYEKGLLERPFCVIGNKIDLPESKANFVLLQEKVKQCRIIPVSALTGENIEELLMHLRELYDGYLEDTKLDGCIPVKW
- the mtg2 gene encoding mitochondrial ribosome-associated GTPase 2 isoform X2 translates to MSIRPIFSLRKWIPLQTSAKGDWLCQRMGCNLLANPDASNVLLRNFTASCLKYAKAKGVRKKKQLSEKKLTRYFVDQRRITVLGGKGGDGICTFHSEPRKEFGGPDGGNGGDGGHVILKVAEQVKSLLSIKSFYRGIDGEPGASKNCYGKNAANTYLLVPVGTLVKEDGKIVADLSSHGEEYVASYGGLGGKGNRFFLSNENRAPMFATPGEPGQQRILQLELRTMAHGGMVGFPNAGKSSLLRAVSNARPAVSDYPFTTLNPHVGVIQYQDFEQVAADGDDASGMDNDCKKWAQVLWNYLKLGQPLVKSDIIIGLGCHDIRVAERAADLYLEDWAPLILFTGYLGNHTVVKRIILVQQPFMERRVYATYLRQWPEDKENVQAIVTSPTMELDEYPNKHVGNMDNLIEYMLAVFERIRDYPKKGFQVEQEIFPEVCDAQQKLLHAGYRPK